One Homo sapiens chromosome 3, GRCh38.p14 Primary Assembly genomic window carries:
- the C3orf38 gene encoding uncharacterized protein C3orf38, with product MEMSGLSFSEMEGCRNLLGLLDNDEIMALCDTVTNRLVQPQDRQDAVHAILAYSQSAEELLRRRKVHREVIFKYLATQGIVIPPATEKHNLIQHAKDYWQKQPQLKLKETPEPVTKTEDIHLFQQQVKEDKKAEKVDFRRLGEEFCHWFFGLLNSQNPFLGPPQDEWGPQHFWHDVKLRFYYNTSEQNVMDYHGAEIVSLRLLSLVKEEFLFLSPNLDSHGLKCASSPHGLVMVGVAGTVHRGNTCLGIFEQIFGLIRCPFVENTWKIKFINLKIMGESSLAPGTLPKPSVKFEQSDLEAFYNVITVCGTNEVRHNVKQASDSGTGDQV from the exons ATGGAGATGTCGGGACTCAGCTTTTCAGAGATGGAGGGCTGCCGTAACCTACTTGGCCTACTGGACAACGACGAGATCATGGCCCTATGCGACACTGTCACCAACCGCCTGGTGCAGCCTCAGGACCGCCAAG ATGCTGTTCATGCAATATTAGCATACAGTCAAAGTGCAGAAGAACTTCTGAGGCGTAGAAAAGTCCACCGAGAAGTTATATTTAAGTACTTGGCAACACAGGGGATTGTTATACCTCCAGCTACTGAAAAACACAATCTTATTCAGCATGCAAAAGATTACTGGCAAAAGCAACCACAACTGAAATTGAAGGAAACGCCAGAGCCAGTTACAAAGACAGAGGACATCCACCTATTTCAACAG CAGgtgaaagaagataaaaaagcTGAAAAAGTTGATTTTCGTCGCCTAGGAGAAGAATTCTGTCATTGGTTCTTTGGACTTCTTAATTCTCAGAATCCTTTTCTAGGACCACCTCAAGATGAATGGGGACCACAGCACTTCTGGCATGATGTGAAGCTTAGGTTTTATTACAACACATCAGAACAAAATGTTATGGACTACCATGGAGCAGAAATCGTGAGCCTTCGTTTGCTGTCACTAGTAaaagaagaatttctttttctcagccCCAACCTAGATTCACATGGACTGAAATGTGCATCTTCTCCTCATGGGCTGGTTATGGTTGGAGTTGCTGGGACTGTCCATCGAGGAAACACTTGTTTGGGCATTTTTGAACAAATTTTTGGACTCATCCGCTGCCCTTTTGTGGAGAATACTTGGAAAATCAAATTTATCAACCTGAAAATTATGGGAGAGAGTTCCCTTGCTCCTGGAACATTACCGAAACCATCTGTTAAATTTGAACAAAGTGATCTAGAGGCCTTTTATAATGTAATCACTGTATGTGGTACCAATGAAGTACGACATAATGTAAAGCAGGCTTCGGATAGTGGAACTGGGGACCAAGTTTGA
- the C3orf38 gene encoding uncharacterized protein C3orf38 isoform X1, which translates to MEMSGLSFSEMEGCRNLLGLLDNDEIMALCDTVTNRLVQPQDRQDAVHAILAYSQSAEELLRRRKVHREVIFKYLATQGIVIPPATEKHNLIQHAKDYWQKQPQLKLKETPEPVTKTEDIHLFQQVKEDKKAEKVDFRRLGEEFCHWFFGLLNSQNPFLGPPQDEWGPQHFWHDVKLRFYYNTSEQNVMDYHGAEIVSLRLLSLVKEEFLFLSPNLDSHGLKCASSPHGLVMVGVAGTVHRGNTCLGIFEQIFGLIRCPFVENTWKIKFINLKIMGESSLAPGTLPKPSVKFEQSDLEAFYNVITVCGTNEVRHNVKQASDSGTGDQV; encoded by the exons ATGGAGATGTCGGGACTCAGCTTTTCAGAGATGGAGGGCTGCCGTAACCTACTTGGCCTACTGGACAACGACGAGATCATGGCCCTATGCGACACTGTCACCAACCGCCTGGTGCAGCCTCAGGACCGCCAAG ATGCTGTTCATGCAATATTAGCATACAGTCAAAGTGCAGAAGAACTTCTGAGGCGTAGAAAAGTCCACCGAGAAGTTATATTTAAGTACTTGGCAACACAGGGGATTGTTATACCTCCAGCTACTGAAAAACACAATCTTATTCAGCATGCAAAAGATTACTGGCAAAAGCAACCACAACTGAAATTGAAGGAAACGCCAGAGCCAGTTACAAAGACAGAGGACATCCACCTATTTCAACAG gtgaaagaagataaaaaagcTGAAAAAGTTGATTTTCGTCGCCTAGGAGAAGAATTCTGTCATTGGTTCTTTGGACTTCTTAATTCTCAGAATCCTTTTCTAGGACCACCTCAAGATGAATGGGGACCACAGCACTTCTGGCATGATGTGAAGCTTAGGTTTTATTACAACACATCAGAACAAAATGTTATGGACTACCATGGAGCAGAAATCGTGAGCCTTCGTTTGCTGTCACTAGTAaaagaagaatttctttttctcagccCCAACCTAGATTCACATGGACTGAAATGTGCATCTTCTCCTCATGGGCTGGTTATGGTTGGAGTTGCTGGGACTGTCCATCGAGGAAACACTTGTTTGGGCATTTTTGAACAAATTTTTGGACTCATCCGCTGCCCTTTTGTGGAGAATACTTGGAAAATCAAATTTATCAACCTGAAAATTATGGGAGAGAGTTCCCTTGCTCCTGGAACATTACCGAAACCATCTGTTAAATTTGAACAAAGTGATCTAGAGGCCTTTTATAATGTAATCACTGTATGTGGTACCAATGAAGTACGACATAATGTAAAGCAGGCTTCGGATAGTGGAACTGGGGACCAAGTTTGA